The Nakamurella antarctica genomic interval GACCCGGACCAGCAGGGCTCGGCGTCAAGCGTTAAGATGACGGGGTGGAATTCTTCTTTACGTCGCTCCTTGTAGCCACCGCTATTTTGATCACCTGGTTCGCCGTGTACGTCGTCTACCGACTGGTAAACGAAGAAAAGTGACCGGCCAGCAGTCCTCGGGCGCAGCCGAGCCTTCTTCCGCCATGCCAGTTTCACCCGCCGCAGACTCCACACCGGAGGCGGCTCTCGAAGTTCAGCGCGGGTCTGGGGATGCCGCCCTTGCTGCGGCCGTTGAGCGTTCCGAGTCGACCGCGTCCACTATCACTATCAACATCGCAGACGTCGCGCCCCTGCCGCTCCCTCTCGATACCGCCAATCTGCGCCTGGGTCCTGGACTTGCAGACGAGAACTTGATTCTGCTTCCCCTGGTTGGAGTGTGGCGCGGCGAAGGCAAGGTGCACACGCCCGGCAGCGCAGACACCGCTTTCGGGCAGCAACTCACGCTCTCCCACGACGGCCGGGGATTCCTTCGTCATGAGTCGCTCACCTGGCTGATCCCGGATGCTGGGCTCGACACCGGACCGGGGCCTGACACTGATCCTGCGCCTGTCCCCGCCAACCGCGAACTTGGCTGGTGGCGTCCGCAGCCTGACGACATCATTGAGCTGCTGATCGCACACTCCGAGGGCGTTGTCGAAATCTTCTACGGCCACGCACAGGGTGTGGCGGCCTGGTCTTTGGGAACTGACGCCGTGGTTCGCACCGTCAGCGCGCCAGCCGTCACCGGAGCGACCCGGCTCTATGGAATCGTCGACGGCAAGCTCGCCTACGTGGAGGAGCGCGCCACCGCAGAATACGAACTTCAGCCGTACCGATCAGCCTTGCTAGAGCGCGTCGCCGGCTGAGCCACCACAGCACTGACGACACCGCAGCGCTGACGACACCGCAGGTGTGATGAATTTTCAGGGCAGGCCCCTGCTGTAGGCGTTTTCCCTACTGATCTCGATCGCAGCCTGGCTGGGTCGGGCACGCGGGCGCACCACAATCATCATCGCGGTGATGTTGGGCTTCGCCAGCAGTTGGAACCGCGCCTAAGCGGTGGTGATCGACGGGTACGCGATCTGAGATCCGTTCGCCAGAAGCACTTTTAGTCCCCCAGCGCCGCCGCGACCACCACGCGCGCCTCAGCTTGCACCTGCGCCAGATGCTCCGGTCCCTTGAAGGACTCCGCGTAGATTTTGTACACGTCTTCGGTGCCGGATGGCCTGGCCGCGAACCACGCGTTCTCCGTGACGACCTTGAGGCCCCCGATAGCTGCGCCGTTACCGGGCGCGGTCACAAGCCGGGCAGTAATCTTCTCCCCCGCCAGTTCATCTGCCGTGACGTCCTCAGGAGCCAGTTTCGCCAGCTTGGCTTTCTGCGCAGTGGAAGCGGCAGCATCGACGCGCGCATAGGCGGGATCACCGTGCACCGCGACCAGCTCCGCGTATAGCTGCGACGGTGACTTCCCAGTCACCGCAAGCATTTCCGAGGCCAGGAGTGCAAGCACAATGCCGTCCTTGTCCGTCGTCCAGACGGTGCCGCGCTTGCGCAGGAAAGACGCGCCCGCCGACTCCTCACCGCCGAAGCCGATGGAGCCATCCAACAGGCCGGGGACGAACCACTTGAAGCCCACCGGCACCTCGTCCAGCCGGCGACCGAGGTCGCTGGCCACCCGGTCAATCATCGATGACGACACCAGCGTCTTCCCGATTCCGGCGGCAACCGGCCAATTCGGGCGATTGCGGAACAGATAATTGATAGCCACCGCGAGATAGTGGTTCGGGTTCATCAACCCACCGTCCGGCGTGACGATGCCATGCCGGTCGGCATCGGTATCGTTACCGGTCGCAATCTGAAACTCGTTGCGGCGAGCGACTAATGAAGCCATGGCCGAAGGCGAGGAGCAGTCCATCCGGATCTTGCCATCCCAGTCCAGCGTCATGAATTTGAAGGTTGGATCCACCTCAGCATTAACGACGGTGAGGTCGAGATCCAGTCTTTCCGCCATCACCCCCCAGTAGCCCACAGAGGCTCCGCCGAGGGGGTCGGCTCCAATTCTGATTCCAGCATCGCGAATCGCATCGAGGTTGAGGACGTTGTCTAGGTCGCCGACGTAGGCCGCGGTGAAGTCGTAGTAGCCAGTGGAGTCGGCATTCTTCGCTTCCTCATACGACATCCGTTTCACCGCAGACAGTCCGCCTTCAATAATGGCGTTGGCTCGGCCCGCGATCCAGGACGTTGCATCCGTATCGGCGGGACCACCGTTCGGCGGGTTGTACTTGAAACCGCCGTCACGCGGGGGGTTGTGGGACGGAGTCACGACAATGCCGTCAGCGAACCCGGAGGTGGCGCCCCGGTTAGCTTTCAAAATGGCGTGCGAGACCGCTGGTGTCGGGGTGTAGCCGTCGTTAACATCCAGCAGCACGGTCACGCCATTGGCGGCCAGCACCTCCAACGCGGTCTGCGTGGCCGGAGCGCTCAGGGCGTGCGAGTCCGCCCCCATAAACAGGGGTCCGTCATACCCTTGGCCCGCTCGGTACTCGCAAATCGCCTGGGTAATTGCGAGGATGTGGTCGCGATTAAAAGCGCCATCGAGTGAGGAGCCGCGGTGGCCCGACGTGCCAAAAATGACGCGTTGTTCGGCACTGGCGGGGTCGGGGTGAATGTCATAGAAAGCGCCGACAACGGCGTCGACATTTATCAGATCTTCGGGGTGCGGCAACTGTCCGGCGCGAGGGTCCATGGATGCATTCAACCTGACGAAGATGAACAGTGGAGCACGGGCGGCTGATTAGTTTTGCCGGAGCAGACCCAGAAGCCGGTCGTGGTCCGAAGAGATTCGGATCTTGCCGGAGTCGATGCTGGTGACGGGCGCGAGAAGACGCACACTGGACACCAGCCACACGCCGTCGGCGGCGATCAGGTCGGTGCGGGTCAAGGGCGATTCTTCGGTGGTCCACCCGTCGAGCGCGGCGTGATGGAACAACCGCCGCACCGTGATCGAGGGCAAAATCCCGTCCTCCGGCGGTGTGATGAGGGTGTCGCCGCGGGCCACCACCACTGCGGCGGTGGCGCCCTCCAGCACGTGGCCATCCGTGCCGACGAAGAGGGCGTCGTCAGCGCCGTGCGCGCGCGCGTACCGCAGAGCCGACATGTTCACGGCGTAGGAGATTGACTTCACACCCGTTAACAGCCACGGCAATGTTGCCGCCGCGGCGCCCGAATGGCCCCTGTCAAGGGTCAGCACACTGATCCCCTCCCGCTGCTGCCGGATCTTTTCCGGCACCTGCGTTCCAGTGACGAAACAGGTGGGCTGCGCGCCGGTCTCGGACCCGCGCGTTGCTGTCAATCGCAACACCATCTCGGCGGGTTCGCGCCAAGCGGTGAGAACAGCATCAATGCCGCGGTGCCACGCCGCAATCGGCGGCGTCGTCATATCGCTCAAGTGCGCCGAAACCTGCAGCCGAGCAAGGTGTTCAGACAGATCGCGCACCTGCCCGGACACCACCAGCAACGTTTCGAAAACGCCCTCGCCGCGCAACACACCGAGATCGTCTACGCGGATCAGCGGCGAGTTCGGGTCGTGGAGATTACCGTCGAGGGTCGCGAGCAGCATCACAACTTACGCAACCTGATCCGGTTCACCGAGTGGTTCGAACCCTTGCGGAGCACCAGGTTCGCCCGGCCCCGGGTGGGTCGGATGTTGTTGATCAGGTTGGGTTCATTGATAGAACCCCAAATGCCGGTGGCGAACTCGACTGCCTGCTCGTCGGTGAGCGAGGCGAATTGATGAAAGAAGGCACCCGGCTCGGCAAAGGCTGACTTACGCAGTTTCAAGAACCGCTCGACGAACCACTGCTGGATATCGCTGCCTTTCGCGTCCACGTAAATGGAGAAGTCGAAAAAGTCGCTCAATGCCAACGCACTGTTGCTGTCTTCGCCAAGTCGCGCGGGCTGCAGCACGTTGAGGCCCTCGACAATCAGCACATCCGGCCGGTGGACGACAATCTCATCGCCGGGGAGAATGTCGTACTTGACGTGGTCATACCGGGGCACCCGCACTTCGTTAACCCCGGATTTGACGTCGGCGACGAATTTGATCAGCGCCCGACGGTCATAGGATTCCGGGAAACCCTTGCGCTGCATCAGACCTTTGCGCTGAAGGACGTGGTTTGGGTAAAGGAAGCCGTCAGTGGTGACGAGCTCCACCCTGGGGGTATCCGGCCAGCGGCACAACAGTTCTTTCAGAACGCGTGCGGTGGTGGACTTCCCGACCGCCACCGACCCGGCCACGCCAATGATGAACGGCGTCCGTTGCTGCTTTTCCCGCAAAAACGATGACGTGACCCGGTGCAACTGTCCCGTACCCCCGACGTACAGGTTGAGCAACCTGGACAGCGGCAGGTAAATGTTCTGCACCTCTTCAAGGTCAATCGGGTCGCCGAGCCCGGACAACCGGTGGATCTCCTCGGCGGTCAGCGGCATCGGCGTTGATTCGGCGAGCTCACTCCACTCGCCACGGGTGAACTCCACCCAGGGGCTACCTGCCGGATGGCCGAGCAGGACGGGCGGGACAGCGGTGTCACCTGGCATGGAGACGATTCTGCTCTTACCGCCGCGAAGCTCTCGCATTGAGGTGCTGTGAGGTCGGACGCAAACACCGGGCGACACGGTCGTCGGCCTACCATCGAAGGTATGACGACTCACACCTCTGCCCTGCTCACGCTGCCCGGAGCCGTTGCGGCCTCTGGCGTAGATGGCGGCGTCGCCTGGCACTATGGTGACCCGACGGTCGAGCAACGGCGCGCCGAACAGGGCGTTGGCCTGGTTGATCGGGACCAGCGCGGTGTGATCACCGTCATCGGCGCGGATCGGCACGACTGGCTGAACAAGCTCACGAGCCAATTGCTGCTGCCGCTGGCCGACGGCACCACCACGCAAGCATTGGTGCTGACCCCGCAAGGTCACGTCGAATACCACTTCGGCGTCACCGAGGTCGGCGACACGACCTACCTGGATACAGACGCGGGGACTGACGAGGGCCTGAGCAAATACCTGCAGATGATGAAGTTCTGGTCCGATGTCGAGGTCACGGTTCGCAGCAACGACTTTCAGCAGCTGAGCCTGATCGGGCCTCGGGCATCTGAGGTTGGCGCCCGTCTCGGGCTTGGCCAGGTGGAGGCCGGGTGCGCCGTACCGCTACCCGAAGGTGGATTTTTACGTGCCACCGACACTGGCTTGGACTTCGTAGTGCCCCACGACCGGGCCTTGACGCTGGCTCAGCAGTTGATCGCCGGCGGCGCGACCCCCGTGGGAACCTGGGCGGACGACGCCTTGCGGATACCGACGAGGCGGGTCCGCACCGGAGTTGACACTGACGACCGCACCATCCCCCACGAGGTGGGCCTCCTCGGCGTCGCCGTCCACATGAACAAGGGCTGCTACCGCGGTCAGGAGACGGTAGCTCGCGTCGCGAACCTTGGCCGCCCACCCCGGCGCCTAGTGATGCTGAACCTCGATGGCACTCAGGACGTACTGCCCAACCCCGGTGACGACATCCTCACCGACCAGGGACGGGTGGTGGGCCGCGTCGGCACAGTCGCCATCCACTACGAGGACGGCCCCATCGCCTTGGCGCTCGTCAAACGGAATATTGGTCCCGAAACCCCGCTGCTCGCGGGCG includes:
- a CDS encoding FABP family protein, giving the protein MPVSPAADSTPEAALEVQRGSGDAALAAAVERSESTASTITINIADVAPLPLPLDTANLRLGPGLADENLILLPLVGVWRGEGKVHTPGSADTAFGQQLTLSHDGRGFLRHESLTWLIPDAGLDTGPGPDTDPAPVPANRELGWWRPQPDDIIELLIAHSEGVVEIFYGHAQGVAAWSLGTDAVVRTVSAPAVTGATRLYGIVDGKLAYVEERATAEYELQPYRSALLERVAG
- a CDS encoding aminodeoxychorismate lyase, encoding MLLATLDGNLHDPNSPLIRVDDLGVLRGEGVFETLLVVSGQVRDLSEHLARLQVSAHLSDMTTPPIAAWHRGIDAVLTAWREPAEMVLRLTATRGSETGAQPTCFVTGTQVPEKIRQQREGISVLTLDRGHSGAAAATLPWLLTGVKSISYAVNMSALRYARAHGADDALFVGTDGHVLEGATAAVVVARGDTLITPPEDGILPSITVRRLFHHAALDGWTTEESPLTRTDLIAADGVWLVSSVRLLAPVTSIDSGKIRISSDHDRLLGLLRQN
- a CDS encoding YgfZ/GcvT domain-containing protein, with protein sequence MTTHTSALLTLPGAVAASGVDGGVAWHYGDPTVEQRRAEQGVGLVDRDQRGVITVIGADRHDWLNKLTSQLLLPLADGTTTQALVLTPQGHVEYHFGVTEVGDTTYLDTDAGTDEGLSKYLQMMKFWSDVEVTVRSNDFQQLSLIGPRASEVGARLGLGQVEAGCAVPLPEGGFLRATDTGLDFVVPHDRALTLAQQLIAGGATPVGTWADDALRIPTRRVRTGVDTDDRTIPHEVGLLGVAVHMNKGCYRGQETVARVANLGRPPRRLVMLNLDGTQDVLPNPGDDILTDQGRVVGRVGTVAIHYEDGPIALALVKRNIGPETPLLAGGVDARIDPADVAPENAAPASAIDRATFTKIRPR
- the pgm gene encoding phosphoglucomutase (alpha-D-glucose-1,6-bisphosphate-dependent); the protein is MDPRAGQLPHPEDLINVDAVVGAFYDIHPDPASAEQRVIFGTSGHRGSSLDGAFNRDHILAITQAICEYRAGQGYDGPLFMGADSHALSAPATQTALEVLAANGVTVLLDVNDGYTPTPAVSHAILKANRGATSGFADGIVVTPSHNPPRDGGFKYNPPNGGPADTDATSWIAGRANAIIEGGLSAVKRMSYEEAKNADSTGYYDFTAAYVGDLDNVLNLDAIRDAGIRIGADPLGGASVGYWGVMAERLDLDLTVVNAEVDPTFKFMTLDWDGKIRMDCSSPSAMASLVARRNEFQIATGNDTDADRHGIVTPDGGLMNPNHYLAVAINYLFRNRPNWPVAAGIGKTLVSSSMIDRVASDLGRRLDEVPVGFKWFVPGLLDGSIGFGGEESAGASFLRKRGTVWTTDKDGIVLALLASEMLAVTGKSPSQLYAELVAVHGDPAYARVDAAASTAQKAKLAKLAPEDVTADELAGEKITARLVTAPGNGAAIGGLKVVTENAWFAARPSGTEDVYKIYAESFKGPEHLAQVQAEARVVVAAALGD
- the coaA gene encoding type I pantothenate kinase, which translates into the protein MPGDTAVPPVLLGHPAGSPWVEFTRGEWSELAESTPMPLTAEEIHRLSGLGDPIDLEEVQNIYLPLSRLLNLYVGGTGQLHRVTSSFLREKQQRTPFIIGVAGSVAVGKSTTARVLKELLCRWPDTPRVELVTTDGFLYPNHVLQRKGLMQRKGFPESYDRRALIKFVADVKSGVNEVRVPRYDHVKYDILPGDEIVVHRPDVLIVEGLNVLQPARLGEDSNSALALSDFFDFSIYVDAKGSDIQQWFVERFLKLRKSAFAEPGAFFHQFASLTDEQAVEFATGIWGSINEPNLINNIRPTRGRANLVLRKGSNHSVNRIRLRKL